The Nocardioides zeae genome includes the window TCATGCCCCGGCGCGTCAGCACCTCCTCCAGCACGGCCGCCGCGTCGGCGTCCTCGCCCGGGAGCACCCGGTCGCGCGAGGAGACGAGGGTGACGTCGATGCCGAGGGAGAGGTACGCCGAGGCGAACTCCGCACCGGTGACTCCGGAGCCCACCACGACGACCTTCTCGGGGACGTCCGTGATGTCGTAGACCTGCTCCCAGGTCAGGATCCGCTCGCCGTCGGGCAGCGCGCTGTCGAGCACGCGGGGCGCCGCCCCGGTGGCGATCAGCACGGCGTCCGCGTCGAGCGTCTCCGTGCCGCCGCCGGCGAGCTCGGCGACGACCCGCTGGGGCCCGTCGAGGCGGCCACGGCCGCGCACGATGCGCACGCCGTCCCGCTCGAGGCGGCGCTCGATGTCGGCCGACTGGTCGGCCGCGAGCTGCTTGACCCGGGCGTTGACCCGGCCGAGGTCGACGCGGATCGCCGTGGCGGCGTCTCCCTCGTGGTCGAGGAAGCTGACCCCGAGCTCGACCGACCCGGCCAGCTCGCCCATCAGCTCGCTCGTCGCGATCAGCGTCTTGCTCGGCACGCAGTCGGTCAGGACCGCGGAACCACCGGGGCCGTCCGTGTCGACGATCGTGACGTCGGCCCCGGCGTTGGCGGCCACGTGGGCCGCCTCGTAGCCGCCGGGGCCGCCGCCGACGATGACGACGCGGTCGGAGCGATCGGCCATGGTGGCGGGGCTCACAGGTTGATCATGTGGCCGGAGATGCCGTGGATGGCCTCCTTGACCGACTCGGTGAGCGTCGGGTGCGCGAACACGTTGCGCCCGATCTCGTCCGCGGTCAGGTCCCACTTCTGCGCCAGCGTCAGCACCGGGAGGAGCTCGGTGACGTCCGGGCCGATCATGTGGGCGCCGAGGATCTCGTTGTGCTCCGCGTCGGCGACCACCTTGACGAAGCCGACGGCCTCGCCGAGGCCCTGGGCCTTGCCGTTGGCGCTGAAGGGGAAGGTGGCCGTCTTGACGTCGTACCCCTTGTCCTTCGCCTGCTGCTCCGAGTAGCCGAACGAGCCGATCTGCGGGTGGCAGTAGGTCGCGCGGGGGACGAAGTCGAACTCGACCGGCATGGTCTCCTCGCCGGCGATGACCTCGGCGGCGACGATGCCCATGGCCTCCGCGACGTGGGCGAGCATGAACTTGCCGGTGACGTCGCCGATCGCGTAGACGCCGTCGACGTTGGTGCGGCCGTACTCGTCGATCGCGATCGCGCCGCGCTCGGTGAGCTCGACGCCGGTCGCCTCCAGGCCGTAGCCGTCGGTGCGGGGCGCGAAGCCGAACGCCGCGAGCATCTTGTCCGCCTCAAGCACCTGCTCGTCGCCGCCGGCCGCCGGGGCGACCGTCACCTTCACGCCGGAGCCCGTGTCCTCGACGCCCTTGACGGCGGTCGAGGTCAGGATCTTCACGCCGAGCTTCTTGTAGTGCTTGAGGAGCTCCTTGGACACGTCGGCGTCCTCGGTCGGCACGATGCGGTCGAGGTACTCGACGATGGTGACGTCGACCCCGAAGTTCTTCATCACGTAGGCGAACTCGACGCCGATCGCGCCCGAGCCGCCGATGATGATGGAGGACGGCAGGTTCTCGTCGAGGATCTGCTCCTCGTAGGTCACCACGTTCTCGCTGATCTCGACGCCCGGCACGGTGCGGACCTTCGCGCCCGCGGCGATGATGACGTTGTCGGCGGTGTGGGTGGAGACCTCGCCGTCCTTGCCCTTCACGTCGATCGTCTTGGGACCGGTGAAGGTGCCCCAGCCGTCGATCTCCGTGATCTTGTTCTTCTTCATCAGGTAGTGGACGCCCTTGACGATGCCGGCGCTCACCTGGCGCGAGCGCTTGTGCGTCGGGCCGTAGGACATCGTGGCGTCGCCCTCGATGCCGAACTTCGCCTTCTCGTGGGTCAGCGTGTGCGCGAGCTCCGCGTTCTTCAGCAGGGCCTTCGAGGGGATGCACCCGACGTTGAGGCAGACACCTCCCCAGTACTTCTCCTCCACGACGGCGACGGACTTGCCGAGCTGTGCAGCTCGGATCGCCGCGACGTAACCACCGGGGCCGGCACCAAGGACAAGGACATCGAAGTGGGTCACGACCCCCAGCCTAGCCACTCGGACGGGCGCTCCCGACCGCGCGGGTCGTACCCGGGGGTAGGACCCGGGTGACGTCGCCGACACCGACCGGCGCGAGGTCACGAATGGGCTACGACCGGCCCGCCGCGCGGGATTTCCCGCGCTCCGGCGCGGGCGGCTGCCCTAGAGTCCGCCGGGTGAACGCCGCCCA containing:
- a CDS encoding NAD(P)H-quinone dehydrogenase, which produces MADRSDRVVIVGGGPGGYEAAHVAANAGADVTIVDTDGPGGSAVLTDCVPSKTLIATSELMGELAGSVELGVSFLDHEGDAATAIRVDLGRVNARVKQLAADQSADIERRLERDGVRIVRGRGRLDGPQRVVAELAGGGTETLDADAVLIATGAAPRVLDSALPDGERILTWEQVYDITDVPEKVVVVGSGVTGAEFASAYLSLGIDVTLVSSRDRVLPGEDADAAAVLEEVLTRRGMNVLSRSRMESVTRDGDVVTVRLTDGTEVECSHCVLALGSVPNTADLGLAEAGVLVDDGGFVRVDRVSRTTARGVYAAGDCTGVLMLASVAAMQGRIAMSHHLGDAVAPLDLKKVSSNVFTSPEIATVGWTQKAVDAGEIAAETVLLPLSGNPRAKMQGVRDGFVKLLCRPGTGIVVGGVVVGPRASELIHPVAVAVGESLTADQLASVFTVYPSMSGSIAEAARRLHRSDPAARRLP
- the lpdA gene encoding dihydrolipoyl dehydrogenase; the encoded protein is MTHFDVLVLGAGPGGYVAAIRAAQLGKSVAVVEEKYWGGVCLNVGCIPSKALLKNAELAHTLTHEKAKFGIEGDATMSYGPTHKRSRQVSAGIVKGVHYLMKKNKITEIDGWGTFTGPKTIDVKGKDGEVSTHTADNVIIAAGAKVRTVPGVEISENVVTYEEQILDENLPSSIIIGGSGAIGVEFAYVMKNFGVDVTIVEYLDRIVPTEDADVSKELLKHYKKLGVKILTSTAVKGVEDTGSGVKVTVAPAAGGDEQVLEADKMLAAFGFAPRTDGYGLEATGVELTERGAIAIDEYGRTNVDGVYAIGDVTGKFMLAHVAEAMGIVAAEVIAGEETMPVEFDFVPRATYCHPQIGSFGYSEQQAKDKGYDVKTATFPFSANGKAQGLGEAVGFVKVVADAEHNEILGAHMIGPDVTELLPVLTLAQKWDLTADEIGRNVFAHPTLTESVKEAIHGISGHMINL